The sequence below is a genomic window from Roseivirga misakiensis.
GTAATGCCGGCTATAAAGATTATCTCTGAAGAAATAAATTTCGATAATGAATAATTTAGCCACTCGCGCAATTACCGCACTTATTGGAGTAGCTATTATTATCGGAGCGATCGTTTATGACTATAGATCATTTGCTCTTGTATTTCTACTAATCGCGATTCTAGCGTTGAACGAATTTTATGGGTTGTTGAAATCAAGTGGTGCCCGACCTTTTAGAATATGGGGGCTAATACTCGGGTTAGTACTTTATTTACTCACTTTTGCCAACTGGACAGATGATTTGATCAAGGAATATTTATACGCAATTCCTGTTATGATTGGCTCCCTATTTATACTTCCGCTCTTGAGAAGTGACAAACAGAACAAGGCAAATTCAGTTGGACTTTCCATTTTGGGCGTACTCTATATAGCCATACCTTTTTGCCTAGTCATACCGATCGCTTTTATAGATGGCACCTTTAGTTACCAGTTAATCTTAGGTATTTTATTCGCTCAATGGGCAAACGATACTGGGGCATATTTTACTGGAAAAAGCATCGGGAAAACAAAACTTTACGAAAGCATATCGCCCAATAAGACTTGGGAAGGAGCCATTGGCGGCCTGTTTACAGCGATCGGTATACTTGCAATTTTTGGGATATACTTCGATCAGTTAAGTAGTATTGAGTGGATTGGTCTTGCAGTGGTCGTTAGCGTTTTTGGTACTATTGGCGACCTTGTAGAATCTTATTTTAAAAGGAAATTAGCGATCAAAGATTCTGGGAGTACTTTACCAGGTCATGGAGGATTTTTAGATCGTTTTGATGGACTAATTTTAGCACTACCTTTCGCTTTTATCTATCTACTGATCATCCAGTGAAACATCTTATCCTTCTATCAGTTAAACACTTAGTCAATTAATAAGTAAAGTGATCAATAGGAAGCTGTATTAACTGAAATTGAAATCGTTTGTATAGTAGATAATTAGATAAAAAAATACTTAATTTTGGCTCAGACTTAAATCAACAATAAGTTCCCTATGGGTTACATTGAACCGGCTCCGATAAAGGACAAGGCAAATCCTTTCGAGTCAATGATGTCTAGATTTAATATTGCGACTGAAGCACTAGGTTTAGACGAGCAAGTTTACAACGTTTTAAAATCTCCCTCCAAACAAGTTTCTGTTTCACTTCCTGTCACCATGGACGACGGGTCTATCAAAGTATTTGAAGGTCACCGTGTGATCCATTCGAATATTTTAGGTCCCTCTAAAGGCGGTGTTCGCTATGCGATGGATGTTAATATAGACGAGGTTAAAGCTCTTGCTGCTTGGATGACTTGGAAATGTGCGGTAGTCGATATTCCTTATGGAGGTGCTAAAGGTGGCATTAAGTGTAATCCTAGAGAAATGTCTGCTGGTGAAATCGAAAGGTTAACCAGAGCTTACACGCAGTCAATGACAGGTGTATTTGGACCTGACAGAGACATTCCTGCTCCAGACATGGGAACTGGTCCTAGAGAAATGGCTTGGATGATGGATGAATACTCCAGGTCCATGGGAACGACAGTTAACGCTGTTGTAACTGGAAAGCCTCTTGTATTAGGTGGTTCTTTGGGAAGAGTTGAAGCAACTGGCCGTGGAGTGATGGTTTCCGCGCTTGCAGCCATGGAAAAATTGAAAATCAACCCTTATCACGCTTCTATAGCTGTGCAAGGGTTCGGTAATGTAGGTTCTTATGCTGCTCTACTCCTAACTGAGCGCGGTTGTAGTATTACGGCAATCAGTGATATTTCAGGAGCTTACCATAACGACAATGGCATTGATATCCGAAGTGCTATCGATTATAGAAATTCTAATAACGGGACTCTTGAAGGCTTCGATGGTGCGGAATTAATGGAAGATCCGAACGAGCTACTTACACTTGATGTAGACGTTTTAGTACCAGCAGCCGTAGAAGATGTTATCCATTCAGGTAATGTCGACAATGTGAAAGCAAAACTGATTGTTGAGGGTGCCAATGGGCCTACTTCTGCTGAGGCAGATGACATTATCAATAAAAAAGGAATAATGGTAGCCCCAGATATTCTGGCTAACGCAGGGGGGGTGACCGTTTCTTACTTTGAATGGGTACAAAACAGGCTAGGTTACAAATGGACCAGAGAGCGTGTAAACAGAAGATCGGACAGGATTATGAAAGATGCCTTCGATAAAGTTTATGGAGCATCTCTAAAATATAAAGTACCTATGCGAATTGCTGCTTATATTGTGGCGATTGACAAAGTCTCCGAGACTTACAAGTTCAGAGGTGGCTACTAATAGAGACTAATGATTAAAATTCATAAAGAGGGAAGAGTACTATTATTAGTACTCTTTCTTGTTCTAATAGCTTCCTTAACTGGCCTTCTTTATCTCGTAGAAGTTTCACAAGAAGTATTTTGGGCTGTCATTGGATTCGAATCCCTTGTTTTCCTTTTCTTCTTACAATTCTTCCGCAATCCCAAGCGAAAAACGGTACTCAACGATAAGTTGGTCATCGCACCAGCCGATGGAAAAGTGGTAGTGGTAGAAAACACACCCGAAAATGAATACTTTAAAGGTGAGGAACGAATTCAGGTTTCAATATTCATGTCTCCTTTAAATGTTCATGTGAACCGAAACCCAGTCACAGGACTCATCAAGTATTTCAAATATCACCCTGGAAAATACCTATTTGCTTGGCACCCCAAATCAAGCACCGAAAATGAGCGAACATCCGTCGTCTATGAAATTCATAAAGGTGTAGAAATCTTGGTGAGGCAGATTGCAGGAGCTGCCGCAAGGCGGATTAAATGGTACATAGATGAAAACCAAAGCGTGATTCAGGGTAAAGAATTCGGCTTTATCAAATTTGGCTCACGGGTAGACTTATTTCTACCTGTTGGAACAAAAATAAACGTTCAAAAAGGCCAAAAAACGGTTGGTGGTCAGACAGTAATTGCGGAATTAGATTAGTTTTTCTACTATTCTCATTAATCGTTCTAAATGTGCTCGATCAATATCATCGAAATCATTTAGGGCATCAGAATCAACGTCTAGAATTAACTCGACTTTCCCATCTTTGAAAGCAGGCAATACAATTTCCGATTTGGAATCAGAACTACACGCAATATGACCAGGGAACTCATCAACATTATCCACTAAAATAGTTTCTCCCTGATCCCAACTTGTACCACAAACACCCTTTCCCTTCATAATTCTGGTACAAGCAATAGGTCCTTGAAAAGGCCCAAGCACAAGTTGATCTTCTTTTACTAGATAAAACCCTACCCAGAAAAAGTCCATCCCGTACTTAAGCGCAGCAGCAATATTTGCTAGGTTAGCCGTTAAATCAGGCTCGCCTGTTACAAGCGCTTCTATTTGCGGAATTAGCGTTTCGTATTTCTCTGCTTTAGTCCCGCTATCCTTAATGATTAATTCTTCTGCCATAATGTTTAAGCTAACTTTTTAGTAATTCAGAAGGTTCCGAGTTTCGGTAAAAATCCAAAGTATCTTCTTCGATGGGTATCGTTTTAAAACTCTTTCTATTAATGATCGGTGCCTTTATACCCGATGTAAAGGTCTTCGGTGCGGTAAAAACACGAGCTTCGTCCCAAAGGTTAAGGTTGATAAACGAGTCTAACAACCCACTTCCACCTTCTATGATTATCGATTGAATTTTTCTATCGTTCAAATCCCTCAATATAAAGTTGACGTAGTCCGAACTATCCACTTTGATGTAGGATAGGTTAGTGGCCTCGTGATCCTCTAATTCATTATAAACCAGTGTTGGCTGTTGGCCATCAAATAGATTCAGGTCTTTAGAAAGCTGCAATTTCTTATCTATGACCACACGGACAGGATCTTTGCCCTCCCAGCCCCTAACATTCAATCTGGGGTTATCATATTTAGCGGTGTTCGTACCCACCATAATGGCGTCTTCATGCGCTCGCCATTGATGTACTAATGCGCGAGATGCAGAACCGCTAATCCATTTAGAATCAAAGTTATCGCGGGCTACGAAACCATCGGCAGTTTGTGCCCATTTTAAAATCACATAAGGCCTTTTCTTTTCAAGGGCCGTAAAAAACCTGATGTTCATCGCCCTACATTCCTCTTCCAGTATCCCAACCTCAACCGCTATTCCGGCTTCTTTCATTTTCGCGATGCCTTGCCCACCGACCAAAGGATTATTATCTACCGTACCGATGACGACTTGTTTTAGACCTTTACTTATGAGTAAATCGGCACAAGGTGGAGTCTTTCCATGGTGGGAGCACGGTTCGAGGGTAACGAAAGCAGTTGCCTCAGGCAATATCTTTTCATTTTCCACACTTCTTATAGCCATTACTTCTGCATGCGCTTGTCCATAAGGTTGGGTAAAACCTTCTCCGATAATCTGGTCATTATGCACAATGACACACCCCACCATCGGATTAGGACTGGTAGTCCCTCGACCAAGTTCAGCGAGCTCAAGAGCCCTGCGCATGTATTTTATCTTGTCCATGTAGATAATTGGCCTTGCAAGTTAGGCAAAGGCGGGAATTAATTCACTTATTTTGTGTGATGCAAAAGGCGAAATCAAAAAACCTTTTATTAGAAATTCAAGAGCGATTAGAAGCCATTTATGGAGATCGGGAGAGTCTGTCCATAGCCAAGCATTATTTGCTCGATCGCCATGATGTTAATGCCATTGATTTAACCCTCAACAAAGAAATAACCTTTCTAGCGGCTCAGTTTGAAAATGACCTTAACGCTTTATCAAAAGGCGTACCTTATCAGCATGTAGTAGGTTTTACATATTTCCTTAACCATAAATTTGAAACCAACGCCAATGCATTAATTCCTCGGCCAGAAACTGAGGAACTCGTAGACTGGATCATTAAAGGTAGCCTAACTCCTAATCCAGTCATTCTAGACATCGGTACTGGTACTGGTTGTATACCTATTAGCCTTAAACTTGCCTTAGCGAATAGCTCTTGCACTGGTTTTGATGTGTCCTTAGAAGCTTTGGAGCTTGCCCTAAAAAATGCCAAAAATCTGCGTGCCGAAGTTAACTTCGAAAGTCACGATATTCTTCAAGAGGATTTGAAACAAGGTGAATATGACATTATTGTGAGCAACCCGCCTTATATACCTCAAATGGAGAAATCGAATATGCATGAAAACGTAACTGCTCATGAACCGGAGATAGCGCTTTTCGTGCCTGATAACGATCCCTTGCTATTCTATCGAAACATTGCCGAAAAGTCGCTCTTTGGTTTGAAAAAAGGTGGCCATCTCTATTTCGAGATTCATGAGAATTATGGCCTCAAGACACAAAAACTATTGGTAGACCTGGGTTATTCAGCAGTTACGTTGAAAAAAGATCTTCAGGGAAAGGATAGAATGATAAGCGCACAAAAATCAAGTTAATACGATGAAAGAGCCCTTAATACTACTTCATGGAGCAATCGGAGGAATAACGACGCTTGAGGGTCTAAAGAACGCCATGGAGCTTCATTTTGATATTTACAGTTTCAACTTTTCCGGGCATGGGAAGGCCGAGTTTTCTAGTAAAGGCTTTGGTATTGAAGTCTTTGCCGATGAATTATCTGAATTTATCAGGGAAAACAACTTGATCAAACCCAAAATATTTGGGTACAGCATGGGAGGTTATGTGGCACTTTTTCTGGCATCAACCCAACCCAGTTTAATCGGTAAAATTGCTACGCTGGGTACTAAATTCAATTGGAATCCGCAAAGCGCAGCTTTAGAATCTTCTCGCCTGGAGCCTGAAGTCATGAAAGAAAAAATTCCAGCCTATACCGATTATTTAATCAAGACACACGGCTATAAATGGGATGAACTAGTCATAAAAACGGCCCAAATGATGGTAGAACTTGGAGATTTCCCTCTTTTAAGTTCAGCTCAGTTAGAAAAAATAGAATGTGATGTGCGCATTATGAGAGGCGATCAGGACACAATGGTAGCGGCGGAAGAATCACAAAATGCTGCAAGAGGCATTTCAGCGGCAAGTTATTTTGAATTGCCCAATACAAAACACCCTATCGAAAAAGTAGACGGTAGCTTACTAGCCAAAGAACTCTTAAGCTTCTTTTAAGTCACTTCTGACCTTGATTTCTACTATTTTATTAGAAGTTCTACTATCTGTATAGTTTTTCTACTATATTTATAGTAGACATAATTTAATCCTTATGAAAGAACTGACTAAGGCAGAAGAAAAGGTGATGCAAATTCTCTGGGGGCTTGAAAAGGCTTTTACAAGAGAAATACTAGAGCAGTTTCATGCTGACAAACCGAGCTATACTACCGTAGCCACTGTGCTTTCGGTATTGGAACAAAAAGGATTTGTGGCCAATGAAATGCTCGGTAACAGCAAAAGATATTACCCGCTAATTAGCAAAGCCAAGTATAGTGACTTTGCCATGTCCAATGTGATGGGGAAGTATTTTGAAGGATCACTAAGTCGAGTCGTTTCTTTCTTTGCCGATCGTGAAAAGCTAGACATTAACGAGCTAGATGCTATTATTAGAATTCTGGAAGAGAAAAAAGAGGAGGACTAATGCTAACCGATCTATTTATTTGGAGCCTTAAGGTAAGCTTATTCTTTACCTTGATCTATGGAAGCTACTGGCTGCTTTTTAGAAATAATACACGTTTTCAGTTTCGTAGAACAGTGCTACTCCTGAGCCTTGTTATAGCTTCGGTGATTCCGCTATTGAAAATTGAAATTCCAATTAGCGAACAGCACCCATTACATGTTTCTATCCCTGAAATTCAGCCTCTTTCTAATCAAAAACCTGCACTAGATCCTCCATTTGAAAATACAATAGTGGAATTGGCTCCTACTACCAAATCAACAATCTATTGGCCAGAGATTCTGATCACCATTTACGCCATCGGTCTTTTGGCCTCACTTACCCTAATGCTTATTGAGTTATTCAGACTTGCCTATTGGTACTATATGGGTGCTCGTCGAAGGGATATTCAAAGCAATGTTATAACGCATAAAAACATTAAATACCCTTTTTCTTTCTGGAAATGGATTTTTGTTCCTCAAGGAACAGATTATGACCAAGAGATTTGGGACATCATAGAAAAACACGAAAGCGCACATTTAACCCAAGGTCACTCTTTAGACATGGTTTTCTGTGGTATTTCTCAGTGCCTGCTATGGTACAACCCGATTATACATTTGTTCCAAAAGGAACTCAAGGGAAATCATGAAGCCCTTGCCGATCGGCATGTGCTTAAATTCACTGACTTTAATACCTACGCAAAGGCACTTTTATCTGTGAGTGTTAATGCAAATGCCATGTCTTTAGGACATTCTTTCGCCCTTGTTTCCACACTCTCGAAAAGACTGAAAATCATGAAACGTAAAAAAACACGCTTTGCCAAAACGGTGTCGTCCACCCTATTTTTAGTACTGCTAACGCTAACAATTGGTAGCATAAATGCACTACACGGGCAGGAAACTGAGGAACAAGCTCGGGCAAAAGTCGCCGAAAAAATGAGCAGAGGTGCATTTAGCTTTTTGTACTTTAATAAGCTTACCGTCAAACATGAAAAGATACTTAATAAGCTCAAAGCCGATAACCCTGGCAAAGTGATTTCCTTTCGATATTTAGCCAACGATAGATACCAAGAATACTTAGCGGCATATCAACCAGATCAAGAAACACTGTTTTTTGATAGATTAACAGAATCAGAGCAGGAAGAAATTTTTAGGATTGCCAAACAGGATACTACGCTCAAGAACATAACCTTCAAGTCAGATTTGACCTCTAAATATTCCTTTGGGTTTGACGACTTTGTGAAATTTGGAGAAGAGGCTGTAAAGACCAAAAACAAGTACATTGTAATGTATGAGTCACTCCCTAAAAAGATGATTTCAGACCAACCTATTTATGAGGCCTCCCAAGTAGATAAACTTCCAGAACCGATCGGAGGACTCTTGAATTTCGAAAAATCCATTGCCTTGGATGCTGAACTCCCCAAAGACATTGATAAAACGCTCTTGCCAAAAACCATTGACTATGTATTGGTTGTGAATGGAGGCAATAACATTTCAGAACTTAATTTAATCACAGACATTAAGGAGGACAATGAAGAAATCGATAAGATTTATAAGTTCATGGGTACGCTTCACAATGAAATATTAGAAAAGATCAGAGCTTATTATCCTTGGAAAAGAGGCATAAAGGATGGCAAAGAAGTAAGGGTTAGAATAAAAATTGCCATCCCAACTCGATATATGTAGCACAAAATCTACTGTCGAATTATGCCATGGTCAGCTCTTAAATGGGCTGACTATTTTTATTTCAGTGATAAATATCCGTCTGCACATCTTCTACAACCCAGAGCGGTTTATTATTTGTCCAGAGCTTTACTTTTCCGCTAACCTGAGAGGTTAATTCTATCGGTTCTAGTAAAATCTCGTTTTGCCAGTCTGCAAAAAATCCCTCTGAACTAAAGAAAGTATTTTGAGCAACTGGATGTATCCCAAATAAACGCCCAGCCGTTACCCACTTTTCAAATTTCCCATGAGGTTCAAAAACCCACTTTTTATCATTGTAATAAATGACGGTGTCGATTGTTTCTATGTATTCTTTAGCCAAATCTAAGGCGCGAGAATCATAGAGTTTAGCTACCACATTTACAGCTGTATGCTTTTGGTCGTTTAAAAATATATAGGCGCAACTCAATAAGTCGGGAGACTCAAAACCTAACAATTGGACAGGTGATTGAGGTTTAAGCTTGGGTTTTAATTCCTCAATATCATCAAACTGAGCAACGACAACATCTATTTTGATGCCCCAAGTCAAAACCTCATTTAAGGCATATTTTGTGACAATAATAGTTGGGCTCCACTCCAGCAGTAAATCGATAAACTCAGTGCTTAGCGAAGTAGCATCGTCAATTAGAAGTGCAGGTTCCTGCTCGTCTCTTACAATATGGTGTGATGACATAACTAAATGGCACGTGCCTGTTGTGGCACTTGAATTGCCCCATTTTGCACAATTTCGCTCCAAACAAGCGCACTTGCACCTAAAACGGCTGCATTTCTATCCATTAATTCTGACAAGCGAATGTTAATCTTACCCTTATAGCCAGGATAAAGATATTCGTTGAAAGATTTCATTGTAGGTTTTACCAAAATATCTCCTGCTTTTGCCAAGCCGCCAAAAAGGAATATAGCTTCTGGGCTTGTCACTGCTGCTGCGTCTGCGAGTTTTAATCCAAGAATATCTGAAGTGTACTCATAAGCCTCCAGTGCGATAGGATCGCCCGCCAGTGCCATTTCAGTAATCTTTTTTGCCGTAAGCGATTCATAGGTATAAGAACGTAGCGGCGTTTCATCGTTATTGGTAGCCAAGAGTTTAAAGACAGTTCTTTTGATACCCGAAGCGGAAGCATAAGTCTCCAAACATCCACGTTTACCGCAGTTACATTCTCTACCATCAGGGTAAACGTTGGTATGCCCAAGTTCTCCTGCTAACCCATCGTGGCCATAAATAAGCTTTCCTCTAGTCACAAGTCCAGACCCTAAGCCTGTTCCTAAAGTCACGACTATAAAGTCGTTCAAATCCTTCGCCCCTCCGAAAACTTTTTCACCAATAGCCGCAGCATTCGCATCGTTTGTCAAGACCATCGGTAAATCATAATAGGCCTTGAACATATCGATAAATGGCACTATACCCTTCCAATTTAGGTTAGGTGCATGTTCGATCGTCCCTTTATAGTAATTACCGTTTGGTGCACCGATACCGATACCCAAAATTTCGAAAGATTCGTGAACTTGATTCAGACCATCGTTGATGGCCGTGCTCAAAGCGTCTAAAAAAGGTTTGATTTCTAAATGGGTATAGGTCGGTATGGAGCCTTCCATTAAGACGTTTCCGTCAACGTCGCTCAAACCAAATTTGGTGAACGTTCCTCCTATATCTATACCAATTGCTGTTTCCCTCATGGCTCTTTTTGTCGGGATCAGATATTTCTAACTCCTAATTACTAGCCTAAAAACGTATTAAAGGGTCATTTTTAGGCAACTAGAACGAATATCCACAATCTGTAGCCATAAACTCTTACAAGGGTTTCAATATCTCTGTAAACGATTGCATAAATCGAGGCAACGTTAAAACTAAAAGCATAATTATTAGCCTGAGATAGCCTGGTGGGTATAATGGGAGAAGAAAAAGTAAAAAGAGTAGCCTCCCTTTAATTGGAAAACTACTCTTTCTAAATAGGTTTAAAATGACAATCCTACTGACAACAAGAAGTTGGTACCAGCTTGCGGATAAAAGTAATTCTCTCTGACTTCAAAGTTCGCTCCACCGAAGTACCCGAAAGTGTATCCGTTTGACTCATACTCGTGATTAAGGATATTATTAACCAATAAATTCACAGAAACCGTCTTAATCAACTCCGTGGTAAAACTATAGTTTACCCGTAAATCATTGACGAAGAAGGCATCAATCTTACGATTATCATTGGAAGTGTTATCCAAAAATTGCTCCCCCACATATTTCGATAATAGGCTTACTTCTAAACCTAAAGTCGGTCTGAAGGCCAATTGGCTACCAGCCACTATGCTTGGCGAGAAACTAATATCAGTATCTTCAAACGTAGTTCGTACCTCATTGAATTCGTCAAATGCAGGCCCAAAATCGAATATGATTTCATCAAAAGATTGAATTCTATTTTGGCTAAAAGCCACGTTTCCAGACCAGAAAAGTCCTTTAGTCAATCTGGTGGTACCAGAAAGTTCTATTCCCATTCGATAACTATCAGGTACGTTGGTTCTAATTCCTGCACCAACGTCATTTACTTCTCCTGTGAGTACCAACTGATTTTTGTAGTCCATTAAATAACCGTTAATCTCAATAGCACCGTTAGCCGTTTGACGCTTATAGCCGATCTCTAGGTTATTGAGTGTTTCGTGTTCTGGGTTAACTCCAGGGGCTGCATCTATAATATCAGACCTATTTGGCTCCTTGTTACCCACTGCAAAAGATGCATAA
It includes:
- a CDS encoding phosphatidate cytidylyltransferase is translated as MNNLATRAITALIGVAIIIGAIVYDYRSFALVFLLIAILALNEFYGLLKSSGARPFRIWGLILGLVLYLLTFANWTDDLIKEYLYAIPVMIGSLFILPLLRSDKQNKANSVGLSILGVLYIAIPFCLVIPIAFIDGTFSYQLILGILFAQWANDTGAYFTGKSIGKTKLYESISPNKTWEGAIGGLFTAIGILAIFGIYFDQLSSIEWIGLAVVVSVFGTIGDLVESYFKRKLAIKDSGSTLPGHGGFLDRFDGLILALPFAFIYLLIIQ
- a CDS encoding Glu/Leu/Phe/Val family dehydrogenase, whose product is MGYIEPAPIKDKANPFESMMSRFNIATEALGLDEQVYNVLKSPSKQVSVSLPVTMDDGSIKVFEGHRVIHSNILGPSKGGVRYAMDVNIDEVKALAAWMTWKCAVVDIPYGGAKGGIKCNPREMSAGEIERLTRAYTQSMTGVFGPDRDIPAPDMGTGPREMAWMMDEYSRSMGTTVNAVVTGKPLVLGGSLGRVEATGRGVMVSALAAMEKLKINPYHASIAVQGFGNVGSYAALLLTERGCSITAISDISGAYHNDNGIDIRSAIDYRNSNNGTLEGFDGAELMEDPNELLTLDVDVLVPAAVEDVIHSGNVDNVKAKLIVEGANGPTSAEADDIINKKGIMVAPDILANAGGVTVSYFEWVQNRLGYKWTRERVNRRSDRIMKDAFDKVYGASLKYKVPMRIAAYIVAIDKVSETYKFRGGY
- a CDS encoding phosphatidylserine decarboxylase family protein, with amino-acid sequence MKIHKEGRVLLLVLFLVLIASLTGLLYLVEVSQEVFWAVIGFESLVFLFFLQFFRNPKRKTVLNDKLVIAPADGKVVVVENTPENEYFKGEERIQVSIFMSPLNVHVNRNPVTGLIKYFKYHPGKYLFAWHPKSSTENERTSVVYEIHKGVEILVRQIAGAAARRIKWYIDENQSVIQGKEFGFIKFGSRVDLFLPVGTKINVQKGQKTVGGQTVIAELD
- a CDS encoding GAF domain-containing protein, translating into MAEELIIKDSGTKAEKYETLIPQIEALVTGEPDLTANLANIAAALKYGMDFFWVGFYLVKEDQLVLGPFQGPIACTRIMKGKGVCGTSWDQGETILVDNVDEFPGHIACSSDSKSEIVLPAFKDGKVELILDVDSDALNDFDDIDRAHLERLMRIVEKLI
- the ribD gene encoding bifunctional diaminohydroxyphosphoribosylaminopyrimidine deaminase/5-amino-6-(5-phosphoribosylamino)uracil reductase RibD — protein: MDKIKYMRRALELAELGRGTTSPNPMVGCVIVHNDQIIGEGFTQPYGQAHAEVMAIRSVENEKILPEATAFVTLEPCSHHGKTPPCADLLISKGLKQVVIGTVDNNPLVGGQGIAKMKEAGIAVEVGILEEECRAMNIRFFTALEKKRPYVILKWAQTADGFVARDNFDSKWISGSASRALVHQWRAHEDAIMVGTNTAKYDNPRLNVRGWEGKDPVRVVIDKKLQLSKDLNLFDGQQPTLVYNELEDHEATNLSYIKVDSSDYVNFILRDLNDRKIQSIIIEGGSGLLDSFINLNLWDEARVFTAPKTFTSGIKAPIINRKSFKTIPIEEDTLDFYRNSEPSELLKS
- the prmC gene encoding peptide chain release factor N(5)-glutamine methyltransferase, producing MQKAKSKNLLLEIQERLEAIYGDRESLSIAKHYLLDRHDVNAIDLTLNKEITFLAAQFENDLNALSKGVPYQHVVGFTYFLNHKFETNANALIPRPETEELVDWIIKGSLTPNPVILDIGTGTGCIPISLKLALANSSCTGFDVSLEALELALKNAKNLRAEVNFESHDILQEDLKQGEYDIIVSNPPYIPQMEKSNMHENVTAHEPEIALFVPDNDPLLFYRNIAEKSLFGLKKGGHLYFEIHENYGLKTQKLLVDLGYSAVTLKKDLQGKDRMISAQKSS
- a CDS encoding alpha/beta fold hydrolase, giving the protein MKEPLILLHGAIGGITTLEGLKNAMELHFDIYSFNFSGHGKAEFSSKGFGIEVFADELSEFIRENNLIKPKIFGYSMGGYVALFLASTQPSLIGKIATLGTKFNWNPQSAALESSRLEPEVMKEKIPAYTDYLIKTHGYKWDELVIKTAQMMVELGDFPLLSSAQLEKIECDVRIMRGDQDTMVAAEESQNAARGISAASYFELPNTKHPIEKVDGSLLAKELLSFF
- a CDS encoding BlaI/MecI/CopY family transcriptional regulator; amino-acid sequence: MKELTKAEEKVMQILWGLEKAFTREILEQFHADKPSYTTVATVLSVLEQKGFVANEMLGNSKRYYPLISKAKYSDFAMSNVMGKYFEGSLSRVVSFFADREKLDINELDAIIRILEEKKEED
- a CDS encoding M56 family metallopeptidase, translating into MLTDLFIWSLKVSLFFTLIYGSYWLLFRNNTRFQFRRTVLLLSLVIASVIPLLKIEIPISEQHPLHVSIPEIQPLSNQKPALDPPFENTIVELAPTTKSTIYWPEILITIYAIGLLASLTLMLIELFRLAYWYYMGARRRDIQSNVITHKNIKYPFSFWKWIFVPQGTDYDQEIWDIIEKHESAHLTQGHSLDMVFCGISQCLLWYNPIIHLFQKELKGNHEALADRHVLKFTDFNTYAKALLSVSVNANAMSLGHSFALVSTLSKRLKIMKRKKTRFAKTVSSTLFLVLLTLTIGSINALHGQETEEQARAKVAEKMSRGAFSFLYFNKLTVKHEKILNKLKADNPGKVISFRYLANDRYQEYLAAYQPDQETLFFDRLTESEQEEIFRIAKQDTTLKNITFKSDLTSKYSFGFDDFVKFGEEAVKTKNKYIVMYESLPKKMISDQPIYEASQVDKLPEPIGGLLNFEKSIALDAELPKDIDKTLLPKTIDYVLVVNGGNNISELNLITDIKEDNEEIDKIYKFMGTLHNEILEKIRAYYPWKRGIKDGKEVRVRIKIAIPTRYM
- a CDS encoding ROK family protein, with the translated sequence MRETAIGIDIGGTFTKFGLSDVDGNVLMEGSIPTYTHLEIKPFLDALSTAINDGLNQVHESFEILGIGIGAPNGNYYKGTIEHAPNLNWKGIVPFIDMFKAYYDLPMVLTNDANAAAIGEKVFGGAKDLNDFIVVTLGTGLGSGLVTRGKLIYGHDGLAGELGHTNVYPDGRECNCGKRGCLETYASASGIKRTVFKLLATNNDETPLRSYTYESLTAKKITEMALAGDPIALEAYEYTSDILGLKLADAAAVTSPEAIFLFGGLAKAGDILVKPTMKSFNEYLYPGYKGKINIRLSELMDRNAAVLGASALVWSEIVQNGAIQVPQQARAI